CAGTGGCGAACCGGCTGGTATTGTTCGGCTTCATTCCGCTGCTGATGTCGGTCGCGCTGTCCTGGCTCGTCCATGCGCTGCCCGCCTCTTCGGAAATGCAGCCCGAGGGACTGGCGGCGGTTCAGTATATCCTCGGCGCGACCTGGCGGATCTGGCTGGGCGGGATCACTGCCTATGGCATTTCCACCTTGCTCAACGTCACCATCTTCAGCGCGCTGAAGCGCGAGGGCGGCGGACTGATGTGGCTGCGTTCGGCCGTCGCGGGCGTGCTCAGCCAGATCGTTGACACGCTGATCTTCGTCACCATCGCCTTTTACGGCGTGTTCCCGATCTTCGAACTGCTGGTCGGCCAGATGCTTGCCAAGGTAGTGCTTTCGGCGGTTCTGGTGCCGCTGCTCATCTATATCTTCGTCTGGATCGCGCGCGCGGTCGACGGCAACTAAGCCTCACCGGAGCCGTTGGGTTCGAGCAGCTTCGAGCGAGGCC
This genomic interval from Sphingosinithalassobacter tenebrarum contains the following:
- a CDS encoding queuosine precursor transporter — its product is MDTEHRAVPRSLFLLAVFYGGMVCIAGVLGNKQVSLGPVSQIGDWVGIGPLAVEAGIFAFLLLVSVSSAVAELHGRAVANRLVLFGFIPLLMSVALSWLVHALPASSEMQPEGLAAVQYILGATWRIWLGGITAYGISTLLNVTIFSALKREGGGLMWLRSAVAGVLSQIVDTLIFVTIAFYGVFPIFELLVGQMLAKVVLSAVLVPLLIYIFVWIARAVDGN